From Paenibacillus sp. PvR098:
TCCTGATTGTAGCTTTCGTATCCGGCATCGGTTTCTTATTTTTAAATATGAAGATGAAACGCGGTCATTGGAATAAAATATCCGTATGGAATATGAAATCAGCCTTACAGTACAATCGATGGGTCTGGATCCTTTGGGGACTATTTATTACGGTGGTGACGCTTGTTACCACAGCAGCCCGATTTGGAAGTAATATTTGGTACTTCAGACCTGTTAGTATCACGGGACCGTATCAATGGACCGTGCTGGCCATCGAATATGCGCTGCCCTTCATTTCGGTCATCATCCCCTTACTGTTCAGTACATCAATAAAGCTTGTTCAAAAATATGAGGCTGGTGAGTCATATGAAGGCAAGAAATAAATTCATCATGGGTTTGATTGTTGTTGGGATTGCCTTATTCGGAATGGTTCAGGGAATCATCATACCTCAAATCGCACAAAACGAGCAGCAGTATGCGGCTGCGCAGCAAGACCCGTTAACACACGACTTTGAAAACATATTGAAATATAAAAATAAGTACATGGGTAACGCCGGTAATGTATCGAATCTTTTTCGCTCACTGCCATTAAATAACGTGGATAGATCCTTTCAGCTCTATCCGGATACCTATACAGTACAGGTAAACTACAAAGAATCCATTGGGGACATCGGTGAAGATCAGCTGGATCGGGGGCTCATATACAATTCCACAGCGGCGTTTGCTTTAATTGATAACCTTGAAGCTATCCATTTTCATTTTAGCGGAGCATCTGCTAAGGTGCTGCGAAGCGATGTTGAACGTTGGTATGGCGTGAAAGCCTCTACCTTAGCAGAACAAGGGAATTGGCGGAATAGGGTTCAAAGCAAGCTGGTTGATGAGGAGTATGTACGTCAGTGTAAAGAAGCGATACTTCAAATAGGTTAGAGCTACATCCTCTCCAGCCTTTCAATTCTTGAAGCCATGGAAGGGTGTGTGCTGAACCAGCTCGTTCCTTGCTTTTTTCGTTCCTTGCTAAAAGGATTAGAAATATACATGGAAGCTGTAGTCTTATTGGCACGCAGTACATTAAGATCGCTTCCGCTTATTTTGATTAAGGCATTTTTGAGGCCTGTCGCGTTTCGCGTCATTTCAATAGCCGTCGCATCGGCCAAGTATTCCCGGTTACGGGAAACGGCAAAGTGAACAAACCTGGCCGCAATAGGGGATAAAATGATAAAAGCCAAAGCTATAACATAAACAGCCGGGTGCGTTTTCTTATTGCTGTTGCCTCGCCGTTGGTGGAACAGCATCCGTGTTCCCATATCAGCTAAAATGGCAATCACCGAAATCAATGCAATACTGATCGTCATCAGACGAATATCATAATTTCGGATGTGGGCAATCTCATGAGCGGCGACAGCTTCCAGTTCCTCCCGGTTGAGCCGCTCCAGCAAGCCTGTTGTGAAGGCAACCGCTCCTTTTTCCGGCTTGATTCCCGTTGCGAATGCATTTGGAGATGGATCTTCTACAATGTATATTTTGGGCATAGGGATGCGAGCCGGGATACATAGCTCTTCAATAATATGGTAAAGCTGCGGGTGCTCCTCCCGTGTGGCTGGTCTCGCCCCTGACACACGGAGCACCTGAGAGTTTGCTGACATATAGGTAATCGGGACATAAAAAACAAGCACTGCTGCCGCCCATCCCAAGCCTAACCAAATATTTTCATAACCCAGATAACCCACTGCGCAGCCTGCCCCAATGACCAAAATACTAAAAAGCAAAACAAGCAGAATGGTTTTTCGTTTATTTTGCTCAATTTGTTGATACAGCACGGTCATCACCCTTTACTTTAACGAACCAGCGTGAAACATGGTTAGAATGAAACTTTAGGCACCGCTTTTTCCGCTTCCGGAATGGTCAGCAGCTGCTCTTCTTTGAAACTAAACATGCCGGCAATGATATTCGAAGGAAATGACTCGCGCTTAATGTTATACTCCGCTACCGTTTTGTTGTAGAGCTGACGGGAATAGGCCACTTTATTCTCGGAATTTGTTAATTCCTCCTGCAGACGGAGAAAATTTTGGTTTGCCTTCAAATCAGGGTAGGCTTCCCCTAATGCAAAAATGGACTTTAACGCGCTTTGGAGCTGGTTGTCAGCCTCAATTCGTTCATTCGGCGTGCCGTTCAGCATTTGATTTCGAGCCTGAATGATCTTTTCCAATGTCTCTTGCTCATGCTTGGCGTAACCCTTCACTGTTTCCACAAGGTTTGGGATCAAATCATGACGACGTTTCAATTGGACATCAATCTGGCTCCACGATTCTTTAACCCAATTCCTTAATTTAACTAATCCGTTATATGTAGCGATTACATATAATACAACGATGACTACGATACCCAATCCTACCCATGCCATTCTCATCAGTCCTTTTATTTTAGTATAGGTGGTACTACGTTTTATACTTAAAACCGTTACAAAATGGCGAACTAGCGATGTATTCGTTTTATCGGAATATGAAGTCAGTCTTTTTATTATCTGAGCAAAAAAAATCCTTTACAATGAAATGGCAGGTAGTTCCTGTCCATAATCCACTGAAAAGGATGCGGCTTGACCGGATGAAGTCCGGATATCCGATCGTCTGAGCTGCCATTTTATTGAGGAGTAGCGGCTCGAAAAGGATTTAGAAACGTCTTTGGTACCTTGGTTTCGAATCTCATGAGTTCTCCCGTTGCAGGGTGCATAAAAGCTAACACTCGTGCGTGGAGTCCGAGTCGCCCAATCGGTTTGGCTTTGGAGCCGTATTTTTTATCACCCACGATGGGATGCCCTATGTCCTGCATATGGACGCGAATTTGGTTTTTTCGCCCTGTTTCGAGATGAACCTCCAATAAGGAGAAATTTCGATTGGATTGAACGACCTTGTAGTGGGTCACGGCCCAAAGTCCGTCGTTGGGATAGGGGCTGGAATACATTTTTAAGGTGCTGCTTTCTTTTAACCAAGACGAAACCGTACCTTCCGTTTTCTTGACCGAACCTTCAACAAGGGCGATATAGGTACGTTCCTTGACCATATCCTGCCATGAGTTCTGCAGGGTTTGCTGCACCTTCTCGCTTTTGGCGAACATCATGACCCCGGAGGTATCCCGGTCCAGCCGATGCACGACAAAAATCCGGTTGTTGGGATTGTTCCTGCGCACGTGGGCTGTTAGCTGCCGATACGCCGTCATCTCGTTCTCTTGTGGAGAAGCAATGGATAGCAGACCGGCGTCCTTCTGAATCACGATGATGTCCTCATCCTCGTGCAGAATCGTGAGCCCGATGAGGGGGGGAGCTTCTGCAGCCTTTTCTTTTTGAATGGTAACCGTTTGTCCGGGTTGAAGCGGATAATTGTACGCTGTAACGACCTGGTCGTTAACCGATACTTGTCCGCGAGCCAGAACAGATTTAACGGAGTTGCGGCCAAGATTAGATAAATGATGTAATAAAAAAGGCAGCAGCTCCATCGGCTCTTTAACCGTATAGAGTTTGGCTTTGGCCTGCCCCCCCTCAGGATGGTTCTGTTTCTTTTTGGTGTTGATAACATTCGCCTTTGTCTTCCTGCTCTTGAACTCTTTTGCCATGGTCGTTTCTCTCCGTTTCATCTTCTGTTGCTATTACTATACCATGTCCGCAGGAAATAGGCGAAATGCAAGCATACCGCAAGGAGGAAGGATTAGGCATCCGCGTATTCCGGGTGATATACTCAAAGTGGAATGAGTACTGAGCCCCAAAGGAGCTGAACACGTTGGCGCAGACGGAAACGATGATCCAAGCAAACGGCTTGGTCAAGAGATACGGCGAGTTTACGGCTGTCAAAGGCGTCAACTTCGAAGTATACAAAGGCGAGGTCTTCGGGCTGCTAGGTCCCAACGGCGCCGGTAAGACGACGACGATGGAGATGATCGAGGGTCTTCGCCGACCCGATGACGGATATGCCTTAGTAGCAGGCTATGATACCCGAACCGAGCTGAAAAAAGTGAAGGAGGTGATCGGCGTTCAGCTGCAATCCACCTCTTTGTTCGATTTGCTCAAGGTACATGAAATTGTAAGGATGTATGCGAGCTTTTATCCGGAATCCGTGCCGATCGACCCGCTCTTGGAAGATATGATTCTCCAAGAAAAACGGAACGACCGTGTGAAAAACTTGTCCGGAGGCCAGAAACAGCGGCTGGCGATCGCGCTCGCGCTGGTGAACGATCCGCAGGTGGTGTTCCTGGATGAGCCGACCACAGGGCTTGATCCGCAAGCCCGAAGGACGCTATGGGACATTGTGCTGCGGCTGAAGGACCAGGGCAAGACCATTGTCCTGTCCACGCATTATATGGAAGAGGCGCATGTGCTTTGTGACCGGATATGCCTGATGGACAGCGGTCAGGTGATTGCGCTCGACACGCCTAGGAATCTTGTGCGAAGCCTGCAGTCGGACAGCGCCATCGAGTTCCGGCTGGAGGGGGCGGAGGAATGGGACAAGGAGCGCATGAGCCAGGTGCTTGAGCTTCTCGGGAAGGTCAATGAAGTGAAGCAGGCGGATCAGCGCAATGAGCTGTTTGTGCTGTATACGGACCATTTGCAGACCTCCTTGGTCGAACTGATCGGCTTGGCTTCTCAGGAGCAGTGGAAGGTGCAGGATTTGCAAACGCGTACGGCGACCTTGGAGGATGTGTTCATTCATATGACGGGAAGGAGCTTGAGAGAGCAGTGAAAGCCTATATTCAATTAACGCTAGCTCAGCTTAGACTGTTTGGGCGTAACCGTCAGGTGCTGTTTTGGACGCTCTTTTTCCCGGTCTTTTTCATGGTTATGCTGGGTTCGTTCCTTGGCAAAGATACCCCGGTCACCGTATCGGGAGTGGTCATCGATCTGGACCAAACTGCGGCGTCGCAGGCTTTGATCGGAGCCTTAGAGGAGAATCCGGTCCTGCAGTTAAAGTCCGCTCAAGAGCTCAATGCTGAATTAGAGGTGCTCAAGCGCGGCGATCATCAGCTGGTGGTCGTCATACCTCAAGGCTTTGCGAAACAAATGGAGGCAAGAACTAGAGCCACCATGCCGAATCCAAGCAGCCAAGCATCCGCGGCCTTGAAGGTATATTATGACGAGACGAACGCCGCCGTATCGCAGATTGGACTGCAGCTCCTCACGCCCATCGTAGACGGCATTGACAAAGAACTGTCGGGCTACTCGCCAGCCATCAAGATCGAGCCGGAAGGCGTGCAGTCGCTGAAGCTCCGCTACATTGATTTTCTTGTGCCGGGTATTCTGGCGATGATGATCATGTCCAACAATTTGAACGGCGTCACCGCCCAAATTGCATCGTGGAGGGAGCGGGGCATCCTGCGGCGCATGCAGAGCACGACATTGCACGCTTCCACTTTCATTGGGGCGCAAATTACGGCACGGCTCGCATTAAACGGGCTTCAGGCCGTTATTGTCCTGCTCGTGGGATATTTGTTCTTCGGTACGCAGGTGAACGGATCCTGGCTGACCCTGTTGTTCTTTATCATGCTCGGCACGCTTGCCTTCATGGCGACCGGGTTCATCGTGGCCGGTCTGGCGAAGACGCCGGAAAGTGCAGCGCCGATCGCAGGGTTCATTTCGTTTCCGATGTTGTTTGTCGGCGGCGTCTTTTTCCCGATCCAAAATATGCCCGAGTTTCTGCAGCCGGTTGTGAAGCTTATTCCTATCAGCCATCTCACCACTGCGCTGCGGCAGGTGATGAATGTCGGCGCGACGATGGGAACGATGTGGGTGGAAGCCGTATTCCTCGGCATATGGCTGGTGCTTGCGTTTATCATTGCCAGTCTGACCTTCAAATGGGAATGATACGGACACATGTTTTTTTTCACCATAATGGGAAATGCTAAATAACGTAAAGACGCATAAGGTATAGAGGGGCATTTTTTTTAACAGTGAGTTGATGTTCCCTTAATCTTGCATTCATGTTGGCAAGGTAACATGAATGCAAGAACTTAAAAGCGAAAGGACGATGTTTAGCATGATCCTGTATCAAATGGCTAAAAGACTGGAAGAAAGAAACCGGCTCCAGCATACGATCAACAATCGGACTGAAGGCGATGTTACGGAGCTTATGACGCAGAAAGAGCAGGTTCAAGCTCAATTGACGACACAAGCCAACATATGGTCCGAAGACGGTCAGGACGAATTTATGCTGGCCGCGTTGAATCCGGATGCGGAATGGATGCAGCAGAACCCCTATATGCAGTAACAGCAAAATGGATCCTTATGGTTCCATTTTTTTTGTTTTCTGAGTAAAATTGCTTTGACGTGCCTGTTACTATAGTCGGCGCAAATTTTAGTAGGTCATAGGGGTTAGAGATTATGAGTACCAATACGTCTGTTTTAGAGGCAAAAGGAGATTTTCTTCAAGGGGTTAAAGATTGTATTCCTACGTTACTGGGGTATTTAAGCATTGGCTTTGCTGCAGGCATTATTGGAAAGACGGCGGGTCTCAGTGCGGCTGAAATCGCTCTAATGTCCATCCTCTTATATGCCGGTTCGGCTCAATTTATTATGGCGGGGATGGTCGCCGCGGGCCATTCGGCTCCAGCCATTATTTTTACCGTATTCTTTGTTAACCTGCGTCATTTATTGCTTAGTGCGGCGTTATCGCCTTTTTTTCGCCATCTCTCACCGTTCAAAAACATGCTGATCGGGTCCCTGCTTACGGATGAAACCTTTGGTGTGGCGATGGGTCAGACATCGAACCGGGAAGCGATCAGTGAAAAATGGATGCACGGTCTTAATTTGGCGGCTTATGTGAACTGGATTATTGCCAATATGGCCGGGGCATTCTTGGGACAATGGATTGCTCAGCCGGAGCAATATGGCTTGGATTTTGCTCTGCCGGCTATGTTTATAGGGCTTCTGGTACTGCAGATGACAAGCCGCGGCCAATTTGTGGTAGATATGAGCGTTGCGGTATTCGCTGTTCTCGTGGTTATAGGAGTCGGATGGGTATCGTCGGGAAGTATTGGTATTATTGTAGCCACTATAGCAGGGGCTACCTTGGGGATGGTGATCGAACGATGGAAGTGAGATGGCATATTTTATTGGTCATTATTGGCGCATCGCTGGTTACGTTCCTTCCCAGAGTTATTCCCCTTATGGTGTTAAGCCGTATACCCTTGCCGGATTGGGCGCTGCAGTGGTTAAAGCATGTGCCGATAGCCGTCATGGCCGCTTTGGTTGGACAAGAGCTGTTCGTATCGGACGGAAAGCTCCTGCTGCTTAAGAATGTGGATCTGGCAGCCGGCTTGTTCACGTTTATCATTGCCATCAAGACCCGCAGCCTGTTATGGACGGTCCTTGCCGGTACCGCTTGTGCTATGGTGCTTCGTATGGTTTTTCATTAATGTACGGAACGGGGCCGTGCGCACCTGATTCTTTTGTGTTCCCCTCGTTTTCCGTGTAAAATAGGGGTACAAATCGAGTAAGGCCAATCGCAAACAAAGAAGGTTTAAACCCAAATGAAAAGCATTGTATTATCTACACTTAACGCCAAATATATTCATACCTCCCTGGCTCTTAGGTATTTGAAGGCTTACAGCCAAAATGACTTTCCCGATATTCGTATTGCCGAATATACGATCAAGGATCCCGCGATGAACATCGTATCGGATTTGTATCAGCGAAAGCCGGATGTGGTGGGATTCTCCTGCTATATATGGAACATCGAAGAGACGATCGTCGTGATCGGCATGCTCAAAAAAATTATGCCCGAGCTGGTCGTGGTGCTCGGCGGTCCGGAAGTGTCTTACGATACGGATTATTGGATGAACCGTCTCCCCGAGGTGGACTTTATCGTCATGGGTGAAGGGGAAGAGACCTTTCATCATCTGCTATCGGAGCTGCAGGGTGACCGCGCCTTCTACAGCGTGTTCGGCGTTGCTTACCGCAAGGAGGACCGCGTGATTATCAACCCGCCGCGTTCGAAGCTGGCGCTCGATGCCATTCCGTCGCCTCATCGTTTTGCGGAGGATATCCCGAGCCTTGCGAACCGTGTCGTTTATTTTGAAACGAGCCGGGGGTGTCCTTTTAGCTGCCAATTCTGTCTTTCTTCTATCGAAGTGGGCGTCCGGTATTATGATATGGAGCGGACGAAGAGCGATTTGCTGTATTTGATCGATTCCGGCGCGAAGCTGATCAAGTTCGTGGACCGGACCTTCAACATCAAGCGCGATTATGCGCTGGAGATTTTTGATTTTCTCATCCAAAATCACCGGGGCTGCGTGTTCCAATTCGAGATTACCGCCGACATCATGCGTCCGGAAGTGCTGGATTACTTGGCAGAGCAGGCACCGCCCGGGATATTCCGGTTTGAGATCGGCGTACAGTCAACGAATGATCTAACCAACACGCTTGTAAAAAGGCGGCAAAACTTTGCCAAGCTGACCCGTACGGTCAAGAAGGTCAAGGAAAGCGGCAAGATCGACCAGCATCTCGATTTGATCGCCGGCCTGCCGGAGGAGGACTACGGCTCCTTCCGCCGGACGTTTAACGATGTGTTCGAGCTGGGTCCCGAAGAGCTGCAGCTCGGGTTCCTGAAGATGCTGCGCGGCACGGGGATGCGCCACGATGCAGAGAAATACGGCTACATTTATATGGATCATGCACCTTATGAAATTCTTGGCAACAACATTCTCCCGTTCAGTGATCTGGTGAGGATCAAGAGAGTCGAGGATGTGCTCGAAAAATATTGGAATGCTCATCGCATGGATCATACGGTCAAGTATTTGATTAAGCATGAGTTTCCGTCGGCGTTTGATTTCTTCCAAGAGTTTGGAGATTATTGGGAAGGACGGGGCTGGCAGAAGATCGGCCATCAGCTGGAGGATTTGTTTACGCGGCTGCATGCTTTCTTACAGTATCGCGGGACGGCTGAGCTTGAGGTCATCGAAGGCTTCATGAAGCTCGATTATTTCCTCGGACATAAGTACAAGCCGCGCAAAATATGGTGGGACTTCACGCTGGACAAGTCCCGGCAATCGGAATTTATGCGCATGCTGGCAGACCGTCCGCAAGCCGTATCGGCCTCTTTCGCTCAGCTTGCGATCGGCGAGAAGGATTTGCATAAGCATGCGATGATCGAGATGCTTCCGTTCCGTCTAGACCATTACTTGGAAACGGGAGAGCTTGACCGTTCTGCGGAGCAGCTGCTGATAGTCCATTTCCCGCCGGCTGCGACCGCCCGTACGCAGTATTTTACTATGGATGTAGAGAAGTCCGCTGTCTTGTAATCGCTAGCGGAAAAAATAACACCACCTCCCGAGGCTCGAGAGGTGGTGTTATTTTATTTATGGCAAGTAGCTGCGAAGCACGGTTAGGCTGCCGGTAAGCGAGTAATCTCCGAGATTGGCCGGAAGCAGGTAGCATTCGCCCGGTTTAACGGGGAGCTCGCCGTCTGCCCAGCGGATGGAGCCTGTGCCGTCGCAAATGATATGGATGATGAAGCTGTCCGGTGTAGTTTGCAAGCCCCAATCACCATCGACCTGACCTTTTTCCGTTACGAAGAATGGGGAACGGGCTAGTGTCAACCATTGATTGACAGCGGGAAGCTCCGTCTTCATATAAGTAGCGCCCGAGCCTTCATAGGCGATGACGTTCAGGGAATCTTCGATATGCAGCTCTCTAGGCTTGCCGTCCAAGCCCAGACGATCGTAATCGTACAGACGATACGTGCTGTCGGAATTTTGTTGGATCTCTGCTACCAGAACGCCTGCGCCCAGTGCATGGACCGTCCCGGACGGAATATAGAAGGAATCGCCGGCCTCGACCGTAATTTCATTCAAGCAATCCATAATGCGGTTTTCTTCGATGGCCGTGGCAAGCTGTTCACGGTTTACGCCGTTCTTCAGGCCATAAATGATTTTAGCGCCCGGCTTGGCATCCAAGATATACCACATCTCGGTTTTCCCAAGTTCTCCTCGCGGAAGACGATCATAATGGTCATTAGGGTGCACCTGCACGGAAAGATCGTCCTGACAATCGAGCAGCTTAATCAGCAGCGGGAAGCGGCCGTTTATCTTGGAGAAACCTTTGCTGCCGAATAGAATCTTGCCGTATTGCTCGCGAATTTGATCCAGCCCCATACCGGCCAGTTCGCCGTTCACCACGGTGGTTGTCCCATGCAGATGATCTCCGATCATCCACCCTTCGCCGATGTGCCCCTCTGGAAGCTCAAGTCCGAACTGTTCCAGAGCGCGTCCACCCCATACTCTTTCTTTGAATTCCGGTTTGCATTGAAGCGGATATGGTTTCATGGGCTTCTCTACTCTCTATGATTTGTTTAACTAGAATTATATCAATCCGAGTATTCAATGGCTATAGGCAGGAGAGGAGGATAAAGGGTACTCATTCATCGTTTCTCGATCGCAATCAGATACGGAGGACGGTTAATTTGATTCATGAAACGATATTGCAGCACTTGAAATTGCCCCTGTGGAAGCTCAGCAGCCCACTGTTCGACAGCAGCGGCTTCTTCTTCACCGCCTGGATGGCCAGTGTACAGGACTGTCGTAATGATGCCTCCACGGCGGAGCAGCTTGGCGGCAGCTTCCAATGCCGTGATTGTTGTATGGGGCTGTGTGATCGTGTCGTGATTGGCCCCCGGCAGGTAGCCAAGGTTGAACATGATCGACGCCACAAGCCCATGCTGATGCTGAGGAATGACTCGCAGCAGCTCGGCATGGCTGCAGTGGTGCAGCTGAACACTCGTGTCTGGGTGCTCTTTGGCTACCCGCGCAGCCGTAAGATCTAATGCCTGCCGCTGGATATCGAAGGCATGGACGGTTCCTTGTGGTCCAACTAGACGGGCCAGGAAGGCGGTGTCGACTCCATTGCCTGCTGTGGCGTCAACAGCCGTATCACCGGCTCTCACGCGTTCTTCAATTAATTTGTGGGCAAAACTGAGAATCGAAACAAACCCCACTTTAGGTCAAACCTCCTTGTAGCGATAACATTCTCTATGGACTCTATTGGTGGCCGATCTGACGGTATCCGCAGCCGGTTCTTTGGCTTCGAAGGCAGGCACCAGGATGCCTGCCTTTTGTTAATTTGGAGCGTCTTTATCATCTTCTATACGAACCGGTTCACTTATGTTAGCCGGGGCCCATAAATCCCTCTCTACGTTTTCGACAGCTGGCTCGGCCGCATCATCGGGCTCGGACCTCACCGTCGGTGGAGCTACCGGCTCCGGCAGCATGGGTGCAGCTCTTTCGCCATCAGACATCGCAGGACCTGCTCCAACTGTGGGGGGATCCACGATGTTCATCACGGGGGCCTTTGGCTTCGATTCCGGCTCTTTCGGCGAAGCAGGTGTTCTGCCGCCCTCTTGCAGCACGGAGGATGCAGGGAGCTCTGGGACAGAAGGTGACTTTGGAGCCTTGGGAGCCGGTTTTGCTGCTTCTGGAGGGGCTTCTGTATCTCCTCTCACGCTGTCCGTGGGGGAGTCAACCGCCGCGGGAGCGTCAGGCTCCGCTTTCGGAGCAAGGGCTTCCGTGGAAGGTGTTGTATCGGTAGAAGAAGTTCCGGTCGGCGCGGGGGGATGCGCAGGGGGTTCATTCGCGCATCCAGCCGCTAGCAGCATCACAGCACCCAACGTTGAGTATAGGAGTTCCTTAGTACCCCGGAGCATATGTGAACCACTCCTTTCAAGAAATACATATTGTCTTTTATTTATTGACGTCATCTAGGCATGAACTGTTGCAGTCGCCAAGCTTTGCAGCCGCTTTTTGCCCTGCCAGGTATCACGGCGCCGAAGCTCCTCGTCGAAAGCATTGAGCACTTCCCATTTTTTGAGGCTCCACATCGGTCCGATGAGCAGATCGCGCGGCGCATCGCCCGTCAAGCGGTGCACAATCATTTCTGGGGGCAAAATTTCTAGCGTATCGACTACCAAACGGACATATTCATCCTTCTCCAGGAACCGCAGCAGTCCGGCTTCATACTGCTTGACCATCGGCGTCTTACGCATCAGGTGGAGCAGGTGGATTTTGATGCCTTGCACATCCATGTCGGCCACCGCGCGTCCTGTTTCCAGCATCATCTCATGAGTTTCCTGAGGAAGACCGTAAATAATGTGCGCACAAACGCGAATGCCCCGTGCCCGGAGCTTCGCGACCGCATCAAGATAGCACTGTGTATCGTGTGCGCGGTTAATGAGCTGCGATGTAGATTCATGGACCGTTTGCAGCCCCATTTCGACCCATAAGTAAGTCCGTTCGTTCAGCTCCGCCAAATAATCGATCACATCGTCCGGCAAGCAGTCCGGCCGCGTAGCGACGGACAAGCCGACAACACCCGGCTGCTGCAGGATCGCTTCATAATATTCTCTCAGCTCCTCTACGGGAGCATAAGTGTTTGTGTAAGCTTGAAAATAACCGATATATTGCGCCTCTGGCCATTTTTGATGCTGGAGATCGCGGATTTTGCAGAATTGTGTCACCAGGTCATCGCGGCGGCTCCCTGCAAAATCGCCCGAGCCTCGCGCGCTGCAGAAGGTACATCCGCCTGTCGCGATCGTGCCATCCCGGTTCGGACAGGTGAAGCCGGCATCCAGCATGACTTTAAACACCTTGG
This genomic window contains:
- a CDS encoding permease prefix domain 1-containing protein, translating into MNRLKDHVDRLFSGYEESNQIRELKEEILSNLEAKVADLTSRGMEYHQAVSIAEEQFDHIDGLIDDNKQVYTNKVRLELLQLTLLYTLIAWILTIPLRIVGMGILLNYVLLIVAFVSGIGFLFLNMKMKRGHWNKISVWNMKSALQYNRWVWILWGLFITVVTLVTTAARFGSNIWYFRPVSITGPYQWTVLAIEYALPFISVIIPLLFSTSIKLVQKYEAGESYEGKK
- a CDS encoding DUF4825 domain-containing protein, with the protein product MKARNKFIMGLIVVGIALFGMVQGIIIPQIAQNEQQYAAAQQDPLTHDFENILKYKNKYMGNAGNVSNLFRSLPLNNVDRSFQLYPDTYTVQVNYKESIGDIGEDQLDRGLIYNSTAAFALIDNLEAIHFHFSGASAKVLRSDVERWYGVKASTLAEQGNWRNRVQSKLVDEEYVRQCKEAILQIG
- the htpX gene encoding zinc metalloprotease HtpX; translation: MLYQQIEQNKRKTILLVLLFSILVIGAGCAVGYLGYENIWLGLGWAAAVLVFYVPITYMSANSQVLRVSGARPATREEHPQLYHIIEELCIPARIPMPKIYIVEDPSPNAFATGIKPEKGAVAFTTGLLERLNREELEAVAAHEIAHIRNYDIRLMTISIALISVIAILADMGTRMLFHQRRGNSNKKTHPAVYVIALAFIILSPIAARFVHFAVSRNREYLADATAIEMTRNATGLKNALIKISGSDLNVLRANKTTASMYISNPFSKERKKQGTSWFSTHPSMASRIERLERM
- a CDS encoding LemA family protein, whose amino-acid sequence is MAWVGLGIVVIVVLYVIATYNGLVKLRNWVKESWSQIDVQLKRRHDLIPNLVETVKGYAKHEQETLEKIIQARNQMLNGTPNERIEADNQLQSALKSIFALGEAYPDLKANQNFLRLQEELTNSENKVAYSRQLYNKTVAEYNIKRESFPSNIIAGMFSFKEEQLLTIPEAEKAVPKVSF
- a CDS encoding RluA family pseudouridine synthase, which codes for MAKEFKSRKTKANVINTKKKQNHPEGGQAKAKLYTVKEPMELLPFLLHHLSNLGRNSVKSVLARGQVSVNDQVVTAYNYPLQPGQTVTIQKEKAAEAPPLIGLTILHEDEDIIVIQKDAGLLSIASPQENEMTAYRQLTAHVRRNNPNNRIFVVHRLDRDTSGVMMFAKSEKVQQTLQNSWQDMVKERTYIALVEGSVKKTEGTVSSWLKESSTLKMYSSPYPNDGLWAVTHYKVVQSNRNFSLLEVHLETGRKNQIRVHMQDIGHPIVGDKKYGSKAKPIGRLGLHARVLAFMHPATGELMRFETKVPKTFLNPFRAATPQ
- a CDS encoding ABC transporter ATP-binding protein, coding for MIQANGLVKRYGEFTAVKGVNFEVYKGEVFGLLGPNGAGKTTTMEMIEGLRRPDDGYALVAGYDTRTELKKVKEVIGVQLQSTSLFDLLKVHEIVRMYASFYPESVPIDPLLEDMILQEKRNDRVKNLSGGQKQRLAIALALVNDPQVVFLDEPTTGLDPQARRTLWDIVLRLKDQGKTIVLSTHYMEEAHVLCDRICLMDSGQVIALDTPRNLVRSLQSDSAIEFRLEGAEEWDKERMSQVLELLGKVNEVKQADQRNELFVLYTDHLQTSLVELIGLASQEQWKVQDLQTRTATLEDVFIHMTGRSLREQ
- a CDS encoding ABC transporter permease; the encoded protein is MKAYIQLTLAQLRLFGRNRQVLFWTLFFPVFFMVMLGSFLGKDTPVTVSGVVIDLDQTAASQALIGALEENPVLQLKSAQELNAELEVLKRGDHQLVVVIPQGFAKQMEARTRATMPNPSSQASAALKVYYDETNAAVSQIGLQLLTPIVDGIDKELSGYSPAIKIEPEGVQSLKLRYIDFLVPGILAMMIMSNNLNGVTAQIASWRERGILRRMQSTTLHASTFIGAQITARLALNGLQAVIVLLVGYLFFGTQVNGSWLTLLFFIMLGTLAFMATGFIVAGLAKTPESAAPIAGFISFPMLFVGGVFFPIQNMPEFLQPVVKLIPISHLTTALRQVMNVGATMGTMWVEAVFLGIWLVLAFIIASLTFKWE
- a CDS encoding AzlC family ABC transporter permease; the encoded protein is MSTNTSVLEAKGDFLQGVKDCIPTLLGYLSIGFAAGIIGKTAGLSAAEIALMSILLYAGSAQFIMAGMVAAGHSAPAIIFTVFFVNLRHLLLSAALSPFFRHLSPFKNMLIGSLLTDETFGVAMGQTSNREAISEKWMHGLNLAAYVNWIIANMAGAFLGQWIAQPEQYGLDFALPAMFIGLLVLQMTSRGQFVVDMSVAVFAVLVVIGVGWVSSGSIGIIVATIAGATLGMVIERWK
- a CDS encoding AzlD domain-containing protein, producing the protein MEVRWHILLVIIGASLVTFLPRVIPLMVLSRIPLPDWALQWLKHVPIAVMAALVGQELFVSDGKLLLLKNVDLAAGLFTFIIAIKTRSLLWTVLAGTACAMVLRMVFH
- a CDS encoding B12-binding domain-containing radical SAM protein; this encodes MKSIVLSTLNAKYIHTSLALRYLKAYSQNDFPDIRIAEYTIKDPAMNIVSDLYQRKPDVVGFSCYIWNIEETIVVIGMLKKIMPELVVVLGGPEVSYDTDYWMNRLPEVDFIVMGEGEETFHHLLSELQGDRAFYSVFGVAYRKEDRVIINPPRSKLALDAIPSPHRFAEDIPSLANRVVYFETSRGCPFSCQFCLSSIEVGVRYYDMERTKSDLLYLIDSGAKLIKFVDRTFNIKRDYALEIFDFLIQNHRGCVFQFEITADIMRPEVLDYLAEQAPPGIFRFEIGVQSTNDLTNTLVKRRQNFAKLTRTVKKVKESGKIDQHLDLIAGLPEEDYGSFRRTFNDVFELGPEELQLGFLKMLRGTGMRHDAEKYGYIYMDHAPYEILGNNILPFSDLVRIKRVEDVLEKYWNAHRMDHTVKYLIKHEFPSAFDFFQEFGDYWEGRGWQKIGHQLEDLFTRLHAFLQYRGTAELEVIEGFMKLDYFLGHKYKPRKIWWDFTLDKSRQSEFMRMLADRPQAVSASFAQLAIGEKDLHKHAMIEMLPFRLDHYLETGELDRSAEQLLIVHFPPAATARTQYFTMDVEKSAVL